GAGAGATGGTTAGGTTTTAAATGGCTACCACGATAACGATGCCGCAGCTCGGCGAGACGGTGACCGAAGGCACGGTCGCGCAGTGGCTCAAGTCGGTCGGCGACAGCGTCGACAAGTACGAAGACTTCGTCGAGGTCTCGACCGACAAGGTCAACGCCGGCGTTCCTTCGCCGGTGACCGGCACGATCCGCGAACTGCTCGTCAAAGAGGGCGAAACGGTCGCAACCGGCACGCCGATCGCCGTGATCGACGAGGTCGGCGCAGCCGCCGAAGCGGCTCCCGCGCCACCCGCACCCGCGCACGCAGCGCCGCAAGCCGCTCCGCCGCAGGCCGCTCCGCCGTCGCCGAACGGCGCGAAGGCGAGCGCGGCCGAGAGCGCCGAGGCGGAAGCCGCGGCTCGCGGCGCGTCGCCGGCCGTGCGCCGGCTCGCGCGCGAGCATCACGTAGATATTCGCGCGATTCGCGGCAGCGGCGCAAATGGACGCGTGACCGCCGACGACGTGCTCGCCGCCGCGCGCACGATCGTCTCGTCGGCGCCCGCAGCCCCGCCACCGGCACCCGCGGCGCAACCGCCGCTCGCGCCCGGACGAACCTCGACGTACGCGCAGCCGATACCCGGAACGATGGTGCAGTTGACGCAGGCGCGGCGCATCATCGCCGAGCGCATGGTCGAGAGCAAGCAGACCGCGCCCCACGCCTGGTCGATGGTCGAGATCGACGTCACCGACGTATGGCGGTGGCGCGTGCGCGAGAAAGACCGTTTCGAGCGCGAGACCGGCTACCGGCTGACGCTGCTCCCCTTCTTCATTCGAGCCGTGGTGCAGGCGCTGGCCGCGTTTCCGCTGATGAACGCGAAGTTCGTGGCGGCGACCGCGTCGAGTCAGGCCGGCATCTACGTCAACGACGAGGTGAACGTCGGCATCGCGATCGGCCTGCCGACGAATCTCGTCGTGCCGGTGATCCGGCACGCCGACAAGCTCTCGATCAAGGGGATCGCGATCGCGGCGGGCGAGCTGATCGAGAAGGCGCGTAAGGGCAAGCTCGGCGTGGACGATCTTGCCGGCGGCACGTTCACCGTCAACAACAACGGCGCGAACGGCTCGTGGGCTTCGGCGCCGATCATCAACGGCGGCCAGGCGGGAATCGTGACGATGGAGGCCGTGGTGAAGCAGCTGCGAGTCAGCCACGACGACACGATCGCGATCCGGCAGATGATGAACGCGTGCCTCTCGCTCGACCACCGCGTCGTGGACGGCTACGTCGCCTCGGGCTTCCTCGCAGATCTCAAGCAGCGCCTCGAATCCATGGGTCCGCAAGGAGAACTCTAAGCGCAGATTCGCAAGCAGTTCCGCTTCGAGGCGGCGCACTCGCTGCCGTTTCACCCGGGCAAGTGCGCCCGGCTGCACGGACATTCGTACCGGCTCGAGGTCGCGCTCCGCGGTCCTCTTCGAACGCGCGGTCCCGCTCGCGGCATGATCGAGGATTTCGAGCGGGTCGAACGCATCGTGAACGAGCGCGTCCTCGCCAAGCTGGACCATCAGAACCTCAACGATCTCATCGAAAACCCGACCGTCGAGAACATCGTGCTCTGGATTTGGAAGCGGCTCGCCGGCCGCCTGACGCTGCTCGACGAGCTCGTGCTCTGGGAGACCGCAACCGCCTGCGCCGTCCTCCGCCGCTCAGACCTCGCCTGATGTCATCCTGGCCCAGCGTGTCATCCTGGCCCAGCGTGTCATCCTGGCCCAACGTCGCATCCCGGCTCAAACGTGTCATCCTGAGCGGAGTCGAAGGATAGCGCGTGCTGCAACTAAGCGAGGTGTTCTACAGCATTCAGGGTGAGGGAACGTGGACCGGAACGCCCGCGGTCTTCGTGCGCCTGGCGGGCTGCAACCTCGCCTGCCGCTTCTGCGATACGGATTACGCGGTAAAATTCTTCGCAAGCGTCGAGGACGTGCTCGCGATGGTGCGCGACGCGGGCGGCGATTGCGCGATGGTGGTGCTCACCGGCGGCGAGCCGCTCGCACAGGCCGAGACGCCCGCGCTGATCGAGGCGCTCCAGCGCGACGGCCGGCGCGTTCACATCGAGTCGAACGGTACGATTTTCGCGGCGTTGCCGAAGGACGTCTGGCTCTGCGTGTCGCCGAAGGAGCGCGTCGATCCGCGCATGGCCGCGCGCGCCGACGAGGCGAAGCTCATCGTCGACGAACGCGTCCCTGAAGAACACCTCTCGCTCTTCGAAGGCAAGCCGACGATCCTATTGCAGCCCGAAGGAAACAAACCGGCGAACGTCGCGCTCGCGCTCGAGTACGCGAAAGCGCACCCGCAGCGCTTCCGCCTCTCGCTGCAGACGCACAAGTTCATCGGCGTGCCGTGATACTGCTCGCCTGCGCCGTCGAAGACGAACTCGCGCTGTGGAAACCGCGCGAGGACGTCTCGGCGCTCGTCACCGGCGTCGGCCCGGTCGAGGCGTCGGCGGCCATCGCCACCGCGCTCGCGCACCGGCCGTATCGGCTCGTCGTGAACGCCGGGATCGCGGGCGCCTTCGACGGCGCGGCAGCGATCGGCGACGGCGTCGTCGTCGCGGACGACCGGATGGAGCTCGCGCTCGAGAGCGGCGCGCCGCTCGCGCTCCCGCGCGGCTCGACTCTCGTCGACTCGGCGCACTCCGATCCGCGGCTCGTCGCGCTGCTCGCCGAGAAGGGCTTCGCGGCGCTGCGCGGCGTCACGGTTTCACGGGTCACTTCGACGGACGCGACGGCACGGCGGCTTGCAAGAGACGGCGCGCAAGTCGAGTCCATGGAAGGCTTCGCCGCGCTGCGCGCGGCCGCGCGCGCCGGGGTCGCAGCGATCGAGGTGCGCGGCATCTCGAATCGCTGCGGCGACCGCGAAAAGAGCGGCTGGAACTTCGCCGCAGGCATCTCCGGGCTGCAGCGCCTGCTCGCCGCGCTCTTCGAACTCGTATGAGCGCCTATACGCTCGCCTATTCACCCTGTCCGAACGACACGTACGTCTTCGGCGCGCTGACGAACGGCCTGCTCGAGGACGCGCCCGAGGTCAACGTCCATCTGGCCGACATCGACGAGCTCAACGACGACGCCGCGCGCGCGCAATTCGCGCTGACGAAAGTGAGCTACGGCGCGATTCCCTTCCTGATGCAGCGCTATCGCATTCTTCCCGCAGGCGGCGCGGTCGGGCGGGCGTGCGGACCGCTCCTCGTCGCGCGGCCCGCAGCGTCGCCGGCGCTCTTCGCCGATTTCGCGCGCAAGCGAATCGCAATTCCCGGCGAGCGCACGACCGCGTTCATGCTGCTCCAGCTCGCGTTCGGACGGCGGCCGCCGACCGTCACGATGCGCTTCGACCGCATCGTCGAGGCGGTCGCGAACGGCGAGGCCGACGCCGGCCTGATCATCCACGAGTCGCGCTTCACCTACCGCGACGCCGGGCTGATCTCGATCGCCGATCTCGGCGAATGG
The sequence above is drawn from the Candidatus Binatia bacterium genome and encodes:
- a CDS encoding dihydrolipoamide acetyltransferase family protein, whose protein sequence is MATTITMPQLGETVTEGTVAQWLKSVGDSVDKYEDFVEVSTDKVNAGVPSPVTGTIRELLVKEGETVATGTPIAVIDEVGAAAEAAPAPPAPAHAAPQAAPPQAAPPSPNGAKASAAESAEAEAAARGASPAVRRLAREHHVDIRAIRGSGANGRVTADDVLAAARTIVSSAPAAPPPAPAAQPPLAPGRTSTYAQPIPGTMVQLTQARRIIAERMVESKQTAPHAWSMVEIDVTDVWRWRVREKDRFERETGYRLTLLPFFIRAVVQALAAFPLMNAKFVAATASSQAGIYVNDEVNVGIAIGLPTNLVVPVIRHADKLSIKGIAIAAGELIEKARKGKLGVDDLAGGTFTVNNNGANGSWASAPIINGGQAGIVTMEAVVKQLRVSHDDTIAIRQMMNACLSLDHRVVDGYVASGFLADLKQRLESMGPQGEL
- the queD gene encoding 6-carboxytetrahydropterin synthase QueD → MRKQFRFEAAHSLPFHPGKCARLHGHSYRLEVALRGPLRTRGPARGMIEDFERVERIVNERVLAKLDHQNLNDLIENPTVENIVLWIWKRLAGRLTLLDELVLWETATACAVLRRSDLA
- a CDS encoding 7-carboxy-7-deazaguanine synthase QueE, whose amino-acid sequence is MLQLSEVFYSIQGEGTWTGTPAVFVRLAGCNLACRFCDTDYAVKFFASVEDVLAMVRDAGGDCAMVVLTGGEPLAQAETPALIEALQRDGRRVHIESNGTIFAALPKDVWLCVSPKERVDPRMAARADEAKLIVDERVPEEHLSLFEGKPTILLQPEGNKPANVALALEYAKAHPQRFRLSLQTHKFIGVP
- the mqnB gene encoding futalosine hydrolase, with protein sequence MILLACAVEDELALWKPREDVSALVTGVGPVEASAAIATALAHRPYRLVVNAGIAGAFDGAAAIGDGVVVADDRMELALESGAPLALPRGSTLVDSAHSDPRLVALLAEKGFAALRGVTVSRVTSTDATARRLARDGAQVESMEGFAALRAAARAGVAAIEVRGISNRCGDREKSGWNFAAGISGLQRLLAALFELV
- a CDS encoding 1,4-dihydroxy-6-naphthoate synthase, producing MSAYTLAYSPCPNDTYVFGALTNGLLEDAPEVNVHLADIDELNDDAARAQFALTKVSYGAIPFLMQRYRILPAGGAVGRACGPLLVARPAASPALFADFARKRIAIPGERTTAFMLLQLAFGRRPPTVTMRFDRIVEAVANGEADAGLIIHESRFTYRDAGLISIADLGEWWENMTLLPIPLGAILVRDDVSDGEARALNAAIRRSLAFARENDEAVMPYVREHAVEMSDAVMRAHIGLYVNEFTDDLGASGREAVHALFARAHDAGILHRQTEPCFAAVS